The genome window GAGCAAACTCAAAATCAGTTAGTATCTGTGCAAATGCAGTTGGAAAAAACAGAAAATCAACTAATTAATGTCAAGCAAGAACTAGAGCAAGCGAAGTGTCGGGTTTTGGCAATGGAAAGCAGCAAGTTCTGGAAACTGAGAAGCGCGTGGTTTCAAGTCAGGCGATCCTTGGGGTTGGCGGGAGAGTAGCGAGTAAATTTGGTGTGGGAATTAGGGCGAGGGAGATAAATTGTGAGTACAAATGACAGCAAACCGTCGGTTTTTATTGTTACCGGAATGCACCGTTCCGGTACGTCTTTAACAGCTTCTTTGTTTCAGAAAGTCGGGGTTGATATTGGCAAAAAGTTAGTGGGCCCGGCCGACGGAAATGTGAAAGGTCATTTCGAGAATGTTGATTTTGTGGAGTTTCACAAAAGTGTTTTGCGATCGCACGGTATTGATGAACTCGGCTGTACGTTTGAAAAAACGATTGCGGTAGCACCAGAATACGTCGAAATCGCCAAAAGGGCGATCGACCAAAATCAACTTCCTCACAAACATTGGGGTTGGAAAGACCCCCGAACAGCCCTTTTTTGGGATTTTTGGCTGACTTTGCTCCCCGAAGCTAATTTTATCTGTGTTTATCGATCGCCCTGGGAAGTAGTCGATTCCCTTTACCGCCGGGGAACCGATGTCAGCTTGCTGCAAAATCCCGAAAAGGCAGTAAAAATGTGGATTCACTACAATCAAAAAGTTTTAGAACTTTACGAACGTTTTCCCCATCGCTGTCTCCTAGCCAACGTTTATCCCATCGGCAACACTCCTGAACTTTTCCTCGATCGAGTCAACGAACAATTTAATGTTAACTTAGGTGCGATACCTGCCGACAATTTTGAAGAATCTTTATTAGTCAACGATATTGTTAACAGTCACAGACCAACTTTAATAGAAAAATATTTTCCCGAAGCATTAGAACTATATGAACTTTTGGAAAGCCAAGCTGGCAATCTGAGCAGCGAATCGAAAGGTGCGATCGATCGAGTTATTAATTTCCCCGCATCTCCAGTATGGCCGTTTGAAGATTGGCTAAAAATCCGCTTGCTGGAAAAACAGCAAAAAACTAGCTCTTCCGAACTCAAACAGTGGCAAGAACAATTTCACCAGGCCCAGGCGAAAGTGTTGGGGTTAGAGACAGAATTAGGCTCAACTCAAGTACAGCTTGCAGGCAAAGAATCAAATTTTCAAGAAGCTTTAGCAAAACTCCTCGGATTAGAAACAGAATTAGGACAAGCTCAGGTACAGCTTGCAGGCAAAGAATCGCAATTTCAAGAAGCTTTAACAAAAGTCTTAAAATTAGAAGCAGAATTAGGGCAAACTCAGGTACAGCTTGCAGGCAAAGAATCGCAATTTCAAGAAGCGTTAGCGAAACTCCTCGGATTAGAAACAGAATTAGGACAAACTCAGGTACAGCTTGCAGGCAAAGAATCGCAATTTCAAACAGCTTTAGCGAAAGTATTAGAATTAGAAGCAGAATTAGGGCAAACTCAGGTACAATTTGAAGAGACTGAATTTATATTGCAGCAAAAGTTAGCTGAGTTAGTTCAGCTAGAAACAGCACAAAGTCAAAATCAGGAAAGATTAAAGGATACTCAGGAAAAATTAGAACACTCCCGCCAGGAAAATGAAAATTTTCGGGCAGAGCTTGCTATAATCAAGTCTTCAATATGGTGGCAAGGGAGAGAAAAGTTGGGGGAAGTTCAGCGCCAAATCCGCGACTTGTTCCCTAAATTTATTTTTTCGTTAGATCGACCCACTACTTGGCAAGTTTGCGATTCCAACCTGCTAATTGTGGGCTGGGTTTTTAATCAAAAAAGAGAGACTACAGCAGTCCGCGCCAGAATTAAAGACCAGAGTTTCGCAGGCGTTTACGGCATAGATAGAAGTGATATAGCGCTAGCACACTCTAATATTCCGGCTGCGAAGAAATCAGGTTTCACAATTCAATTGGAAGCGCCTGCCGGACGGCACCAAGTGCTACTGGAAGCCCAAGATGACCGAGGTAAATGGCATATTTTAGCAGCTTATCCGCTGTTAGTTTCAACTATTCAAGCATCCTTAGATGTACCGGTGGTGTGGGAACAGCGTCAGGGTCAAATTTTGTTTGCTGGTTGGTGCTGCCACCACGATCGCAAAATTGCTAAATTAAGCTTGTTGTGCGGCGATACTTCTGTAGAATGCGCCTACGGTTTGCGGCGAAAAGATGTCGGCGAAGTGTTTCCCGACTGGGTTAACAGTTCGGAAAGCGGTTTTGAGGCCCTTGTCGATTTGCCTCCTGGCGAATGGCACGTTTCTCTGCAAGCTGAGTTAGAAACCGGGGAAATTTTGTATTTTCAAGCGCCGAAAAAATTGACTGTGCGGCGGTACCATATCTGGCAGCGAAGTGCAGATAAGTTTGAGGAGTTATCAAGGTTTACAGCCGCAATTCAGCAGCGGGCGAAGGAAAGAAAACAGCGTCTCGGCAGAATTGTGCCGATGCCTTGGGAAATTGTGAAAGTGCTCCGCCAGTTGGGGAAGATTTATCGCCAGCAAAAACAGTTTAGTGCGCCGGGAGATTTACTGCCGCCTGCGGGTTTTGTGGTGCCTCAACCCATTGATAGATATGACGCATGGCTGGAGGTGAATCAGTGGAACGATCGCGCGCGCGATTACTTGATTTCTCGGTTAAAATCCTGCCGGGAACCCTTGCCCAAAATTTCGGTAGTAATGCCAGTTTACAACCCGCAGATAGATTTTTTAGAAAGTGCGATCGCTAGCGCGATCGATCAAGTTTATCAAAACTGGGAACTCTGCATTGCCGATGATTGCAGCACCGATTTCACTGTGGCTGAGACTTTGAAAAACTGGGCCCAAAAGGACGATCGCATCCGCATTACATTTCGTACAGAAAACGGCAACATCAGCGCAGCAACCAACAGCGCCGCCGCCCTCGCAACAGGCGACATCATCCTGTTTTTAGACAACGACGACGAACTCACTCCCGACGCATTAGGCGAAGTCGCCCTATATTTTGCCTCGCATCCAGCCACCGATTTTCTCTACTCAGACGACGACAAAATCGACACCAAAGGTCGCCGGTTCGCCCCGCAATTCAAACCCGAATGGTCGCCGGAACTGCTGCTTTCCTATATGTATCTCGGTCATTTGTGCGCTGTCAGAAGACACATTTTTGAAGAAATAGGCGGTTTGCGGATAGGTTTTGAAGGCTCGCAAGATTACGATTTTGCCTTGAGAGCAACCGAAATTTCTCGCCACGTCGCGCACCTGCCGCTAGTGCTGTATCACTGGCGAACCGCACCCGGTTCTACAGCCATATCTGGGGCCGCGAAACCCGCCAGTTTTGCCGCAGGTCAAAAAGCCATTCAAGACGCACTAAACCGCCGAAAAATTAACGGCAATGTCGCTCAGCACGCATGGGCGATCGAAGAAAATTTAGGCATATTTGCTCAGGATTTCCCGGATAACGGCCCATCAGTAACGCTAATTATTCCTACTAAAAATCAGCTCAAATTGCTGAAAGCCTGTCTGGATTCTCTAGAAACTACAACATACAAAAATTATCAAGTTGTCGTCATCGACAACGAAAGCGACGACCCGAAAACTCTGGAATATTTAAACCAATTAACTTGCCAAGTTTTGCGGATAAAAAATCCTGGTGGCAAGTTTAGTTTTGCAGCAATTAACAACCGCGCTGCGGAACAAGTTGATAGCGAATATGTATTGTTTTTGAACAACGATACTGAAGTAATTAACCCGCGCTGGCTGAGTCAAATGGTTGGATACGTTCAAATCGCGGGCGTGGGTGCAGTCGGCGCGAGGCTGTTATATCCCGACGGCAGAATTCAGCACGCGGGCGTAATTCACGGGCTGCATCACGGTTTGGCGGGTCACGCTTTTAAGCTGATGAACAGCGAAAATCGAGGCTATCTTTCTCAAGCGATGGTAACGCGAAATTACTCTGCAGTAACAGCCGCTTGCACGATTACTCCGCGTCAATTGTTCTTAGAATTGGGCGGTTTTGATGAGGAGAATTTTGCTGTTGCTTACAATGATGCAGATTACGGATACCGACTGTTAGAACGGGGTTATCGGTGCGTATATTGTCCCGATGCGGAGTTGTTGCACAAAGAGGGAACTTCTAGGGGTTTTACCGACAATCCTCAAGAAGTGGCGGCTTTTAGGCGCAAGTATGCGGGTAAAAATGACAGTTTTTACAGCCCTCACTTGTCTTTAGAAGATGAGTATTTTCATATTCAACCCCGACGGTTTTTTATGAAGGAAGAAGGTTCGGCAACGAGCCATGTACGGGATGTAACGGATGTAAAGAAGAAGGAAGAAATAAAATGCGGTAATTTGGGTTATTTGATATCACTAAATAATTTTGTAAATCCTATCAGAGTTTTGATGTGCAGCAATTCGCTGGATTTCACGGGTGCCCCGCTGCATCAGTACGAAATCGCGGTGAAATTGGCGGCTGAGGGTGCGATCGAGCCGATCGTACTTTGCGTAACAGACGGGCCCCTGCGTCAAGCTTACGAACAGCAGGGAATTGAAGTAATTGTGCGCGACAATCCTCTCGAACACATCTACCAGCGCGATGCTTACGATGAAGCCATCCGCAGTTTTAGCACAGCAATTGCCAGTTTAAAAGTAGATGCAATTTACGCCAATACTTTAGAAAACTTTTTTGTAGTTGATGCGGCGCACCAAATGGGAATTCCTGTGGTGTGGAACGTGCACGAAAGCGAACCTTGGCAAACTTATTTTAACAGGTTTGGTTCTGAGATTGCGGCGAGAGCTTTAGAGTGTTTTCGCTTTCCTTACAAAGTTATTTTTGTGGCAGATGCAACGCGAGATAGGTATTTACCTCTCAACAGCCACCACAATTTTACCGTGATTCACAACGGCTTAGATTTGAGCAAACTGGAAAATTCGGATAACTCTGAATGGGCTAGAAAAACTTTAGGTGTTGCAGCGGAAGATGTGGTTATTTTGCTGCTGGGAACGGTATGCGAACGCAAAGGACAGCAGGATTTAGTTAAAGCACTTTCACTTTTGCCTGACAAATTGCACAATAAAATTAGGTGTTTTATTGTGGGCGATCGCCCGAGTATTTACAGCAATAAATTAGCCGAGTTGGTGGGGGAATTGCCAGCAGAGTTGCGGGAAAGGGTGACAGTAGTCCCGGAAACTGGGGAGACGGGAAAATATTACAAAGCGGCTGATATTTTTGTTTGCACTTCTCGCGTCGAAAGTTTTCCGAGAGTAATTTTGGAAGCGATGGCTTCCGATTTGCCAATTATTACAACGCCTGTTTTTGGGATAAAAGAACAAGTACGGCCGGGAATTAACGGTTTGTTTTATACGCCCGATCGCCCGGAGGAATTAGTTGCAGCTTTGATTAGTTTATTGGAGGATAAATCTTTGCGGCAGCAGTTAGCTGAAAACGCTAAATATGTCTTGGATTCACTTAATACTTTTGAGGAAATGACTCAAGCTTATGCAGATATTTTCTGGGAAGCATATTTCAGCAGTCATTAGTCATCTTACAGTGTCAGCGCCCGACCAAGCCAAGCGCAGTAAATAAACTTCTAGACTTTGGGCAGGATTTGATATAATTTTGCCAGACTTGCGGAACATATTGAAAATTGAGCCATCAATACTATAAAACAATCAAAAATGAACGATAAAAAAATGACCGATCGCCCAAGAGTAGATTATGAAAGGGCATGGGACAGTTACGCCCAACAGTGGCAAAAAACTAATGCCGAACTTGCCTATATTGGCGACGAATGGATAGGTAAAGCTGCCGGCGCCGCTAACTCCCTAGCCGAATACGAAGCGCTAATAGAACAGCAATTTATTGCGCCGTACATCAAAAAAGAACATACGGTTTTAGAAATTGGTATCGGCGGCGGAAAAACCGGTTCGCTGCTGCTGAAATATTGCGATCGACTAATTTGTGCCGACATTTCCAGTCAAATGCTGCAAGCGGCGCGATCGCGCTTGGGAGACGATCGCGTTTCTTACATCAAACTCGACGGTTTAACATTAGACGGCATCGCTCCAGGTTCAGCCGATGTCTGCTTCTGTTACGATACAATGGTACACGTAGAGCCGGTAGATATATTTAACTACCTGACTCGAATTCCCAAACTGCTGCGGGGCGATCGAATTTGCGTGTTTCACCACACCAATATTTTCACCGAATTAGGGTGGCAAAAATTCGCCAGCGAGTGGGACAAAAACTTGCTAGGGCACAGAGATGGCACAGCATTTTCAGTTATGACCGATACAATTATGGAAAAATTTCTCCATCATTTAAACTATGAAATCATCCTGAAAAATACATCTTCAGTACCGCGAGATTGCGTCTGGATATGTAAAGCACCAGTCATTAGTCATCAGTCATCACTTATTAGCCATTAGTTATTAGTTATTAGTTATTAGTTATTAGTTATTGGTAGCAGTTAACAAATAACCAATAACAACTAACAACTGTCACCAATGCCCCATGCCCAAGTCAACAGACAACTGACAATGAAAGCATTATTTCTCCATCCCAACTTCCCCGCCCAATACCGCCACATTATCACGGCTTTAGGCGCAGATACCAAAAATCAAATTGTTTTCGGCACTAAAAACGAGCGCCCAGAGTGGAACATTCCCGGCGTTCGCAAAGCAGCATTTACCCCCAGCCGGGAACCCCACGCGCAGACTCACCAATACGTCCGCCCTTTAGAAAGTGCAGTCATCTACGGACAAGCCGTATTTAGAATGGCAGAACAACTCAAAGCAGACGGTTTCGTACCCGATATAATCTGCGGACATTCCGGTTGGGGGCCGACATTGTTTGTCAAAGAAGCTTTTCCAAATACGCCGCTTTTGTGCTATTTTGAGTGGTTTTATCATGCTATTGGTTCCGACGCAGATTTCGACCCAGCGGAACCTTTAACAGTTGACGATATGGCCAGAATTAGAATCAAAAATGCGCCGATTTTGATCGATTTATACTCTTGCGATTGGGGTTTATCACCAACTTATTGGCAGCGATCGCAATTTCCGCCAGAATTACAACAAAAATTATCCACACTCCACGACGGCGTAGATACCGATTACTTCAAACCCGACCCCGGTGCTAAACTGGTTTTGCCTAACTTAGACTTGTCTGGCGTTGATGAAATTGTCACCTACGTATCGCGGGGAATGGAACCTTACCGGGGTTTTCCCGAATTCATTGAGTCGATCGCCTATGTACAAGAACGCCGCCCCAACTGTCACGTCGTAATCGTTGGTTCAGAAAGAGTTTGTTACGGGCGTTCTTTACCCAACGGCGAGTCTTACAAAGACTATATGCTCAAAAAAGTACCCCTAGATTTGTCGCGAGTTCACTTTGTCGGGCCCCTACCTTACGGACTGTATTTAAAAGTAATTCAAGCATCCGACGTACACGTTTATTTGACCCGACCTTTTGTGCTATCTTGGTCCATGATTGAATCTCTATCAACCGGATGTTTAGTAATCGGTTCCGACACAGGGCCAGTCAGAGAAGTGATCCGCGACGGAGAAAACGGTTTGCTAGTCGATTACTTCTCACCGAAACAAGTAGCCGATCGCATTGATGAAGTTTTAGACCATCCTACCCGCATGGCAGAAATTCGCATCAAAGCCCGTCAAACCGTCCTAGAACGCTACAGTTTAGCTAAAATGCTGCCGCAACATTTACAACTGATCGAGCAAGTAGCAAATCGTTCCATGCCGCCTACAGTTGGTATGGAACCAGAACGGGAACTAGCAGCATCTTTTGCAGTGAGAATTTAGCACTAAAGTTAGTCAGGACTATGCGCTGGATAATAGCGGGATGATTTGAATTTTTTTGTGGGATGGGCGTCCCGCCCGTCCCGTGTATTTTCCGGCGTTGCATAATGGAAAGCAGTCCGTTAATCCCTTCTAGGCTAGTCGCAAACTAGCTTCGAGAGCAATAATTTAGGCCTTGCATAATAGCAGAATGATTTGAATTTTTTTGTGGGATGGGCGTCCCGCCCGTCCCGTGTATTTTCCGGCGTTGCATAATGGAAGTATGAACAGTCCTAAATGCGCCCTAAATGTGAATCCGCCCCTATCCGCAATAGCAAGGAAGCATCTCATATTTGTAAAAACACTTCTTCTCCTTCCTTCCTTCTGCCTCCTGCCTCGCAGCAAGAGAGCCTCAAAACTCCAATTTCTAGCTGGGCTGCTTTCATTGAGATGCTACCGAAGGCTTCTATCCGTCTCTTACTTCATTACCTAAAGTATTGGAATATCCCCCTGCCCGATCGATTTTGATATAGTTGTGCAACCATTAAAATTTATTTAACTCCCCTTCATTTAAAATCAACTAAGAAATACCCAAAGCTGTTTCAGACATCGCAATTAAATTATTAGCAAAATTTTTCTGGTGAATTGGAAGATCAATAATAAACATTGCCCCCTGATTAGGAGCTGAAATACAATTGAGCTTGCCCCCGTGTTTATCCACTACAATCTGATGGGAAATAGACAGCCCAATACCAGTACCCTTCCCGATAGGCTTAGTAGTAAAAAATGGCTCAAATAGGTGTTGGCTAATTTCTTCTGTCATCCCAGGCCCGTTATCCTTAAAATGAATTAACACTCGATTAGATTCCGTAACCTCAGTGCGAATGAAAATCTTAGAAGGATTAGCTTTCATTTCACTTAACGATCGCGTCGTATTATAATCATCTATGGCATCAATAGCATTAGCAACAAGATTCATAAACACCTGGTTAAGCTGACCCGCATAACACTCTACCAGAGGTAGATTGCCGAATTCTTTGACCACCTCAATTGCAGGTCGATCGCCCCTTCCTTTAACACGGTTATGCAAAATTAACAGAGTGCTATCAATACCCTGGTGAATATCCACCGGTTTCATTTCCGATTCATCCAATCGCGAGAAGATTCGCAGCGACTGAACAATTTCGCGAATCCGGTCTACACCTACCTTCATTGAAGTCAGCAATTTAGGTAAGTCTTCAACCAAAAAACCTAGTTCTATTTCGTCTATTTTCTGTTCAACTTTTGGCCCAGCATCCGGAAATTCTTGGTGATAAAGATTGACTAGATCGATCAGATTTTGGGTATAATCATGGGCGTAAGAAAGATTCCCAAAAATAAAATTAACGGGATTATTGATTTCATGGGCTACACCTGCAACAAGCTGACCGAGAGAAGACATTTTTTCGCTCTGCACAAGTTTAGTCTGCGTGATTTGTAAGTCTCGAAAAGCCTTTTCTAAACATTGAGTTTGGGTTCGCAATTGAGCTTCCGATTGTTGCAATCCCGCCTCTGCTTGCAGACGCTCTTGAATCTCCTGTTTTAGCAATTGATTGGATTGGAAAAGTTCAGCCGTCCTTTCCTCAACTCGCCTTTCCAACTCCGATGCCAGCTTCAAGAGCGAAGATTCCGCTTTGACACGCTGTTCGATTTCTGCTTGCAAGCACACATTTTGCTCTAAGAGTTTCTTCGACAGCTTGCGGAGCTTCATGTGGACATTAACACGAGCTAAAACCTCTTCATGCTGAAGAGGCTTAGTAATATAATCCACCGCACCAAGACTCAAACCTTTAACCTTATCCACCGTATCAGCAAGAGCAGTCATAAAAATCACGGGAATGTCTCTCGTTACATCATTCGCTTTCAAACGGCGACAAGTTTCAAACCCATCTATTCCTGGCATAAGCACATCCAACAGGATCAGATCTGGCGCGGCATATGCGACCTTCTGGAGAGCACTTTTGCCATCCCTAGCTACCAATACTTTAAAGCCAAAATCAGCCAAAAAATCGAACAGGACACCTAAATTAGTCGGGGTGTCATCTACGATTAAAATGGTGCTTTGTTCGGCAACTTCACTACTCATTGGCTGTCGTCCTATATTGTTTAATAAACTCTAGGATTTGTTGTTCTTCAAATCCTTTCGCTAACTGGCGCAGATGGCTAGCAAAGGGAACCCATTGCTCATTGAGTTGTTCTAGTTTTGCGGCTCGCTCCG of Oscillatoria nigro-viridis PCC 7112 contains these proteins:
- a CDS encoding glycosyltransferase, whose protein sequence is MSTNDSKPSVFIVTGMHRSGTSLTASLFQKVGVDIGKKLVGPADGNVKGHFENVDFVEFHKSVLRSHGIDELGCTFEKTIAVAPEYVEIAKRAIDQNQLPHKHWGWKDPRTALFWDFWLTLLPEANFICVYRSPWEVVDSLYRRGTDVSLLQNPEKAVKMWIHYNQKVLELYERFPHRCLLANVYPIGNTPELFLDRVNEQFNVNLGAIPADNFEESLLVNDIVNSHRPTLIEKYFPEALELYELLESQAGNLSSESKGAIDRVINFPASPVWPFEDWLKIRLLEKQQKTSSSELKQWQEQFHQAQAKVLGLETELGSTQVQLAGKESNFQEALAKLLGLETELGQAQVQLAGKESQFQEALTKVLKLEAELGQTQVQLAGKESQFQEALAKLLGLETELGQTQVQLAGKESQFQTALAKVLELEAELGQTQVQFEETEFILQQKLAELVQLETAQSQNQERLKDTQEKLEHSRQENENFRAELAIIKSSIWWQGREKLGEVQRQIRDLFPKFIFSLDRPTTWQVCDSNLLIVGWVFNQKRETTAVRARIKDQSFAGVYGIDRSDIALAHSNIPAAKKSGFTIQLEAPAGRHQVLLEAQDDRGKWHILAAYPLLVSTIQASLDVPVVWEQRQGQILFAGWCCHHDRKIAKLSLLCGDTSVECAYGLRRKDVGEVFPDWVNSSESGFEALVDLPPGEWHVSLQAELETGEILYFQAPKKLTVRRYHIWQRSADKFEELSRFTAAIQQRAKERKQRLGRIVPMPWEIVKVLRQLGKIYRQQKQFSAPGDLLPPAGFVVPQPIDRYDAWLEVNQWNDRARDYLISRLKSCREPLPKISVVMPVYNPQIDFLESAIASAIDQVYQNWELCIADDCSTDFTVAETLKNWAQKDDRIRITFRTENGNISAATNSAAALATGDIILFLDNDDELTPDALGEVALYFASHPATDFLYSDDDKIDTKGRRFAPQFKPEWSPELLLSYMYLGHLCAVRRHIFEEIGGLRIGFEGSQDYDFALRATEISRHVAHLPLVLYHWRTAPGSTAISGAAKPASFAAGQKAIQDALNRRKINGNVAQHAWAIEENLGIFAQDFPDNGPSVTLIIPTKNQLKLLKACLDSLETTTYKNYQVVVIDNESDDPKTLEYLNQLTCQVLRIKNPGGKFSFAAINNRAAEQVDSEYVLFLNNDTEVINPRWLSQMVGYVQIAGVGAVGARLLYPDGRIQHAGVIHGLHHGLAGHAFKLMNSENRGYLSQAMVTRNYSAVTAACTITPRQLFLELGGFDEENFAVAYNDADYGYRLLERGYRCVYCPDAELLHKEGTSRGFTDNPQEVAAFRRKYAGKNDSFYSPHLSLEDEYFHIQPRRFFMKEEGSATSHVRDVTDVKKKEEIKCGNLGYLISLNNFVNPIRVLMCSNSLDFTGAPLHQYEIAVKLAAEGAIEPIVLCVTDGPLRQAYEQQGIEVIVRDNPLEHIYQRDAYDEAIRSFSTAIASLKVDAIYANTLENFFVVDAAHQMGIPVVWNVHESEPWQTYFNRFGSEIAARALECFRFPYKVIFVADATRDRYLPLNSHHNFTVIHNGLDLSKLENSDNSEWARKTLGVAAEDVVILLLGTVCERKGQQDLVKALSLLPDKLHNKIRCFIVGDRPSIYSNKLAELVGELPAELRERVTVVPETGETGKYYKAADIFVCTSRVESFPRVILEAMASDLPIITTPVFGIKEQVRPGINGLFYTPDRPEELVAALISLLEDKSLRQQLAENAKYVLDSLNTFEEMTQAYADIFWEAYFSSH
- a CDS encoding class I SAM-dependent methyltransferase, yielding MNDKKMTDRPRVDYERAWDSYAQQWQKTNAELAYIGDEWIGKAAGAANSLAEYEALIEQQFIAPYIKKEHTVLEIGIGGGKTGSLLLKYCDRLICADISSQMLQAARSRLGDDRVSYIKLDGLTLDGIAPGSADVCFCYDTMVHVEPVDIFNYLTRIPKLLRGDRICVFHHTNIFTELGWQKFASEWDKNLLGHRDGTAFSVMTDTIMEKFLHHLNYEIILKNTSSVPRDCVWICKAPVISHQSSLISH
- a CDS encoding glycosyltransferase family 4 protein; translated protein: MKALFLHPNFPAQYRHIITALGADTKNQIVFGTKNERPEWNIPGVRKAAFTPSREPHAQTHQYVRPLESAVIYGQAVFRMAEQLKADGFVPDIICGHSGWGPTLFVKEAFPNTPLLCYFEWFYHAIGSDADFDPAEPLTVDDMARIRIKNAPILIDLYSCDWGLSPTYWQRSQFPPELQQKLSTLHDGVDTDYFKPDPGAKLVLPNLDLSGVDEIVTYVSRGMEPYRGFPEFIESIAYVQERRPNCHVVIVGSERVCYGRSLPNGESYKDYMLKKVPLDLSRVHFVGPLPYGLYLKVIQASDVHVYLTRPFVLSWSMIESLSTGCLVIGSDTGPVREVIRDGENGLLVDYFSPKQVADRIDEVLDHPTRMAEIRIKARQTVLERYSLAKMLPQHLQLIEQVANRSMPPTVGMEPERELAASFAVRI
- a CDS encoding hybrid sensor histidine kinase/response regulator, translating into MSSEVAEQSTILIVDDTPTNLGVLFDFLADFGFKVLVARDGKSALQKVAYAAPDLILLDVLMPGIDGFETCRRLKANDVTRDIPVIFMTALADTVDKVKGLSLGAVDYITKPLQHEEVLARVNVHMKLRKLSKKLLEQNVCLQAEIEQRVKAESSLLKLASELERRVEERTAELFQSNQLLKQEIQERLQAEAGLQQSEAQLRTQTQCLEKAFRDLQITQTKLVQSEKMSSLGQLVAGVAHEINNPVNFIFGNLSYAHDYTQNLIDLVNLYHQEFPDAGPKVEQKIDEIELGFLVEDLPKLLTSMKVGVDRIREIVQSLRIFSRLDESEMKPVDIHQGIDSTLLILHNRVKGRGDRPAIEVVKEFGNLPLVECYAGQLNQVFMNLVANAIDAIDDYNTTRSLSEMKANPSKIFIRTEVTESNRVLIHFKDNGPGMTEEISQHLFEPFFTTKPIGKGTGIGLSISHQIVVDKHGGKLNCISAPNQGAMFIIDLPIHQKNFANNLIAMSETALGIS